The following are from one region of the Stanieria sp. NIES-3757 genome:
- a CDS encoding hypothetical protein (conserved hypothetical protein): MEWLSNLISYGLAAAGVVFVSTSSFPVSNNQPDNLSASPEPISQPTSTDTATTSPRRLTVTVKVAEPADLKIAEGQEIKQGDIISDRISEKTRLTSQQKQLQLSLDRLKAASITPPASPAPVPPVMALPPVSYLEHEAAVEKTKAQIASITSELDLKKQEIDYLSQVPNLDPIILEHEQTKLAELKQKHTAAVRDYQLAMGKLQTAKDNRKYQEYQASVTEAQRIEQMNQARLNYQQQLAEYEQRLADREFQVSQLQAKLNDVNNAIASLSVVKAPYSGTVRRIKWIGQAPDGSLSAEITLMVSNSNGSNLALSDEQ, from the coding sequence ATGGAGTGGCTCAGTAACCTAATTTCTTATGGACTAGCAGCAGCAGGAGTAGTATTCGTCTCTACTTCTTCATTTCCCGTCTCCAATAACCAACCCGATAATCTATCGGCATCGCCCGAACCTATCTCTCAACCTACTTCAACAGATACAGCTACTACCTCACCCCGAAGGCTTACCGTAACCGTCAAAGTAGCCGAACCCGCAGACCTCAAAATAGCTGAAGGTCAAGAAATTAAACAAGGGGACATCATCAGCGATCGCATCTCTGAAAAAACCCGACTCACCTCCCAACAAAAACAATTACAGCTATCACTCGACAGACTCAAAGCAGCTTCCATCACTCCACCAGCTTCTCCTGCACCAGTTCCCCCAGTTATGGCATTACCGCCTGTTTCCTATTTAGAACACGAAGCAGCAGTTGAGAAGACCAAAGCTCAGATCGCCTCTATCACTTCAGAACTCGACCTCAAGAAACAAGAAATAGATTACTTATCTCAAGTCCCCAATCTCGACCCGATTATCCTCGAACACGAACAAACCAAGCTAGCAGAACTCAAGCAGAAGCACACCGCAGCAGTCAGGGATTATCAATTGGCAATGGGTAAACTCCAAACTGCCAAGGATAACAGGAAATACCAAGAATACCAAGCATCCGTTACGGAAGCCCAACGCATAGAACAAATGAATCAGGCTAGGCTTAATTACCAACAACAACTAGCAGAATACGAACAAAGATTAGCAGACAGAGAATTTCAGGTATCTCAATTACAGGCAAAGTTAAATGATGTTAATAATGCGATCGCTTCCCTTTCAGTCGTCAAAGCTCCCTACAGTGGTACGGTACGCAGGATTAAATGGATCGGTCAAGCTCCTGATGGGTCTTTATCTGCTGAAATTACTCTTATGGTGTCCAACAGCAATGGCTCAAACCTTGCCTTGTCTGACGAGCAGTAA
- a CDS encoding transcriptional regulator, LysR family, with amino-acid sequence MNIDYTNLRQLDLNLLVTLDVLISEASVTKAAERLNLSQSAMSYSLKRLRTILDDDILIRTSREMEVTPYARQISDRLRQILREIQSTLLEKETFNPATANETFRIAASDYVEATIGVNLLQQLNAQAPNVRIRISNLDKETVMDALDDNRIDMIINAELPLKNWHVEESLYREEFVCVVKGDDSLTKLSVADYTRKPHILVSMRDDFQGKGDEILKLQQQFRQVIWSTPHFMAVPLLLASSNCVALLPNRMARQCAKAMNLKLLPPPIPIEGFTISLIWHQRNTNNPQHQWLRQKIVDSTKDI; translated from the coding sequence GTGAATATTGACTACACTAATCTCCGCCAACTCGATCTAAACTTGCTAGTTACTCTTGATGTTTTAATTTCCGAAGCCAGCGTTACTAAAGCTGCCGAAAGACTTAATCTGAGTCAATCGGCAATGAGTTATTCTTTGAAAAGACTGCGAACTATTTTGGATGATGACATTCTAATTCGTACCTCAAGAGAGATGGAGGTTACACCTTATGCTCGTCAAATAAGCGATCGCCTCCGTCAAATTTTAAGAGAAATTCAGTCAACTTTACTAGAAAAAGAGACTTTCAACCCCGCTACGGCTAACGAGACTTTTAGAATTGCTGCTAGTGATTATGTTGAGGCAACAATTGGGGTTAATTTGTTACAACAGCTAAATGCTCAAGCACCAAATGTTAGGATTCGGATTAGCAATCTAGACAAGGAAACTGTCATGGATGCTTTAGATGACAATCGCATCGATATGATTATTAATGCCGAATTACCTCTCAAAAACTGGCACGTTGAAGAAAGTTTGTATCGAGAAGAGTTTGTTTGCGTGGTCAAAGGAGATGATTCATTGACTAAGTTATCTGTTGCAGATTACACGAGAAAACCACATATATTAGTTTCAATGCGGGATGATTTTCAAGGAAAAGGGGATGAAATCTTAAAACTTCAACAACAGTTTAGACAAGTAATTTGGTCTACTCCTCACTTTATGGCAGTTCCCCTTTTACTCGCGAGTTCCAACTGTGTAGCATTACTTCCAAACCGTATGGCTCGACAGTGTGCTAAAGCAATGAACTTAAAATTGCTTCCACCACCAATTCCTATCGAAGGTTTTACCATTTCTCTAATTTGGCATCAGCGCAATACCAATAATCCGCAACATCAATGGTTACGACAAAAAATAGTTGATTCTACAAAAGACATTTAA